A genomic stretch from Lepisosteus oculatus isolate fLepOcu1 chromosome 7, fLepOcu1.hap2, whole genome shotgun sequence includes:
- the LOC138216026 gene encoding tripartite motif-containing protein 16-like — MAEASICITQDQFSCSICLDVLRDPVTLPCGHSYCVGCIKSHWDLDDRTGVYSCPQCRQTFTPRPVLGKNTVLAEVVEKLKETGLSGPSAPSPSGPGDVLCDVCTGSQVRAVKSCLVCLASYCQTHLQPHCEAAPLKRHQLVEATRQLDRKLCSRHSKLLEVYCRTDRTCVCLMCTVDDHRGHDIIPAAAERTERQKKLEATQRQTQQRLQEREKELQELRQAVDSLRSSAQRAVEDSDRIFSELDRSVKRMRHAVAQLIQVNQQAAEIRGAALLERLEQEIAELRRRDAELSQLSHTEDHIHFLQSYKSFCGRPAGGDVPNISVNPDFSFGVVKKSVLKLKRQLEDIWKEESVKISRTVNEAGVYKLKALQPRTRAEFLHYACRLTLDPKTAHRDLCLSEGNRRVTWVRQDCSPVDLPQRFDCWGQVLCKEGLAGGRFYWEVEWSRGVAAVGVAYARLPRKGREAACALGSNALSWRLSCSGAGWAACHGQRTTAIAAPPGPRVGVFLDHPAGRLSFYSVSGDELALLHSFQAAFTAPLYPGFGVYGYGGTTVALRQLELPPPL; from the exons ATGGCAGAAGCCAGCATCTGTATCACCCAGGACCAGTTCAGCTGCTCGATCTGTCTGGACGTGCTGAGAGATCCAGTGACTCTTCCCTGTGGACACAGTTACTGTGTGGGCTGTATTAAGAGTCACTGGGATCTGGATGATCGGACTGGAGTCTACAGCTGCCCCCAGTGCAGACAGACCTTCACCCCAAGGCCTGTTCTGGGCAAAAACACCGTTCTGGCTGAAGTGGTGGAGAAACTGAAGGAGACAGGGCTCAGTGGTCCTTCTGCTCCCAGTCCTTCTGGCCCTGGAGATGTGCTGTGTGATGTCTGTACTGGGAGCCAGGTGAGAGCTGTGAAGTCCTGTCTGGTGTGTCTGGCCTCTTACTGTCAGACTCACCTCCAGCCTCACTGTGAAGCTGCTCCACTGAAGAGACACCAGCTGGTCGAGGCCACAAGACAGCTGGACAGGAAACTCTGTTCTCGTCACAGCAAGCTGCTGGAGGTCTACTGCCGCACTGACAGAACGTGTGTTTGTCTGATGTGCACGGTGGACGATCACAGAGGCCACGACATCATCCCAGCCGCAGCGgagaggacagagagacag AAAAAGCTGGAGGCGacacagagacaaacccagcagaGACTCcaggagagggagaaggagctgcaggagctgagacaggctgtgGACTCACTCAGA AGCTCTGCGCAGAGAGCGGTGGAGGACAGCGACAGGATCTTCTCCGAGCTGGACCGCTCCGTCAAGAGGATGCGTCACGCCGTCGCACAGCTGATCCAAGTTAACCAGCAGGCGGCGGAGATCAGGGGCGCAGCTCTCCTGGAGCGACTGGAGCAGGAGATCGCCGAGCTGAGGAGGAGAGACGCTGAGCTGagccagctctcacacacagaggatCACATCCATTTCCTCCAG AGCTACAAGTCCTTCTGTGGCCGGCCTGCAGGGGGCGATGTGCCCAACATCTCTGTCAATCCGGACTTCTCCTTCGGGGTAGTGAAGAAGAGCGTCCTTAAGCTGAAACGGCAACTGGAAGACATCTGGAAGGAGGAGTCAGTCAAGATCTCCAGGACAG TGAATGAAGCCGGTGTCTACAAGCTGAAGGCTCTGCAGCCCAGGACCAGAGCCGAGTTCTTACACT ATGCCTGTCGGCTCACACTGGACCCCAAAACAGCGCACAGGGACCTCTGTCTGTCTGAGGGGAACAGGAGGGTGACCTGGGTGCGACAGGACTGCTCGCCGGTCGACCTCCCGCAGAGGTTCGACTGCTGGGGCCAGGTGCTGTGCAAAGAGGGGCTGGCGGGGGGGCGCTTCTACTGGGAGGTGGAGTGGAGCCGGGGCGTGGCGGCGGTGGGCGTGGCGTACGCGAGGCTGCCGCGGAAGGGCCGGGAGGCGGCCTGCGCCCTGGGGAGCAACGCCCTCTCCTGGCGGCTGTCCTGCTCGGGCGCCGGCTGGGCGGCCTGTCACGGCCAGCGCACCACGGCGATCGCCGCCCCGCCGGGCCCCCGCGTGGGCGTGTTCCTGGACCACCCGGCGGGCCGGCTGTCCTTCTACAGCGTGTCCGGCGACGAGCTCGCCCTGCTGCACAGCTTCCAGGCCGCCTTCACTGCGCCCCTGTACCCCGGCTTCGGCGTCTACGGCTACGGGGGCACCACGGTGGCGCTGCGCCAGCTGGAGCTGCCCCCGCCGCTGTGA
- the LOC138240702 gene encoding tripartite motif-containing protein 16-like encodes MAACVLTEDHFSCPVCLDLLQDPVALPCGHTYCMDCIRGHWDRSAPTGVYSCPQCRETFSPRPVLRRNTMLAGVVETLKRPGHTASPPPPPPPRPCFAPGDVPCDVCAGRKMRAVRSCLVCLASYCQTHLDLHNESPAFKKHSQVSTRAGPRHRACPAHQKLRDVFCRTDNTYICPLCSERDHGGHDTVSTAAERMEKQRQLRATQAQTQSRIQEREKEMQDLSQAVELLRSSAQRALEDSERIFTELVRSIQKMRSEVEELVRSQERAAVGQAEGLLERLEQEIAELRRRDAELSQLSHTEDHIHFLQNFQSACVPPGAGELPSIAANPHFSFGVVREALSELQELLEDIWKGESLKISRRVNEVPVYSLKTPGPRLRVEIPQLKETPAFSLQTPEPRTRAELLHYACRLTLDPNTAHRHLCLSEGNRRVMRKTQQCSHPPHPERFDSCPQVLCREGLSGSRCYWEAQWSRGKASIGVTYKGLSRKGEGDDCRLGLNDQSWSLCCSGSSCSFWHNGKKTAVAAPPSSRIGVYVDHRAGTLSFYSVSGDTATLLHRVQASFTEPLYPGFGVWTFGSSVALCQLN; translated from the exons ATGGCGGCCTGCGTGCTGACGGAGGACCACTTCAGCTGCCCGGTCTGCCTGGACCTGCTGCAGGACCCCGTGGCGCTGCCCTGCGGGCACACCTACTGCATGGACTGCATCAGGGGCCACTGGGACAGGTCGGCGCCCACCGGCGTCTACAGCTGCCCCCAGTGCCGGGAGACCTTCTCCCCCAGGCCTGTCCTGCGCAGAAACACCATGCTGGCCGGGGTGGTGGAGACGCTGAAGAGGCCCGGACACAcagcctctcctcctcctcctcctcctcctcgccccTGTTTTGCCCCTGGAGACGTGCCGTGTGACGTCTGCGCGGGGAGGAAGATGAGAGCTGTGAGGTCCTGCCTGGTGTGCCTGGCCTCTTACTGCCAGACTCACCTCGACCTCCACAACGAATCCCCTGCTTTCAAGAAGCACTCGCAGGTCAGCACCAGGGCGGGGCCCCGGCACCGGGCTTGTCCGGCTCACCAGAAACTGCGGGACGTGTTCTGCCGCACCGATAACACCTACATCTGCCCGCTGTGCTCCGAACGCGACCACGGCGGCCATGACACCGTCTCCACTGCAGCGGAGAGGATGGAGAAGCAG AGGCAGCTCAGGGCGACACAGGCACAGACCCAGAGCAGgatccaggagagagagaaggagatgcaGGACCTGAGCCAGGCTGTGGAGTTACTCAGA AGCTCGGCTCAGAGAGCTTTGGAAGACAGCGAACGGATCTTTACTGAGCTGGTCCGCTCCATTCAGAAAATGCGTTCTGAAGTCGAAGAGCTGGTGCGATCTCAAGAGAGGGCTGCAGTGGGTCAGGCTGAAGGACTCCTGGAGCGACTGGAGCAGGAGATCGCTGAGCTGAGGAGGAGAGACGCTGAGCTGagccagctctcacacacagaagaTCACATCCATTTCCTCCAG AATTTCCAGTCCGCCTGTGTCCCTCCTGGAGCTGGGGAACTACCGAGCATTGCTGCCAACCCACACTTCTCATTTGGGGTTGTGAGGGAAGCTCTTTCAGAACTTCAGGAACTGCTGGAGGACATTTGGAAAGGGGAATCCCTCAAGATCTCCAGGAGAG TGAACGAGGTTCCTGTCTACAGTCTGAAGACCCCAGGGCCCAGGCTCAGAGTGGAGATTCCCCAGC tGAAGGAAACTCCAGCCTTCAGTCTGCAGACTCCAGAGCCCAGGACCAGAGCAGAGCTTTTACACT ATGCCTGTCGGCTCACACTGGACCCCAACACAGCGCACAGACACCTCTGTCTGTCTGAGGGGAACAGGAGGGTGATGAGGAAGACACAGCAGTGCTCGCACCCCCCTCACCCCGAGAGATTCGACTCCTGCCCCCAGGTGCTGTGCAGAGAGGGGCTGTCCGGCAGTCGCTGTTACTGGGAGGCGCAGTGGAGTAGGGGAAAGGCATCGATCGGCGTCACTTACAAAGGACTCAGCAGGAAAGGGGAGGGTGATGACTGTCGCCTGGGACTGAACGACCAGTCCTGGAGTCTGTGCTGCTCCGGGTCCAGCTGCTCCTTCTGGCACAACGGCAAGAAAACTGCAGTAGCTGCCCCTCCCTCCTCCAGGATAGGGGTGTATGTGGACCACAGGGCTGGGACTCTGTCCTTTTACAGCGTCTCTGGGGACACAGCGACCCTCCTGCACAGAGTCCAGGCCTCCTTCACGGAGCCCCTCTACCCTGGGTTCGGAGTCTGGACGTTTGGCTCCAGTGTGGCCCTGTGCCAGCTGAACTAG